The Raphanus sativus cultivar WK10039 chromosome 6, ASM80110v3, whole genome shotgun sequence sequence AAGAAAGTTGAAGTAGGTTGATGGAAGTTGTTGTTCTAGAACTCAACaaaatggagagagagagagagagagagagagagagagagagagagagagagagagagagagagagagagagagagagagagagagagagtaactccctagggtgaaccttagCACCCCTGCGCGAGCCTTTAttagtaaagagagagagagtaactccctagggtgaacctttaggttcacccaccaataggagttcaccattttgtatttaatatcttttaaaaaagaaacaaaatattatcatattttaaaaattaaaagataagaataaataaaaaataatattatttggaattttttttaaaaaaaataattttaatgccatcgacaaaacactaaaccttaaatactaaaccctaaaccctaaatgctatatcctaaaccctttggtaaatcttaaacccttggataaattttaaattctagggtttatgatttatccaaaggtttaagatttatccaggggtttagggtatagtatttatggtttagtgttttgctgacggtactaaaattacttttcaaaaatcaagaatttagaatttgtccaagggtttagggtttacccaatgatttagggtttagcattttgctgatggtattaaaagtttttttaaaaaatatttttttcaactactattattttttattttagttattgagcttttatcttttaatttaaaaaaaaatataatatatcttgacaatattttatttctttttttttaaagatattaaatataaaatagtgaattcctattggtgggtgaacctaGAGATTCACTCTAGgaagtgaacccaagaattactcGAGAGGCAATAGATCATGCATTTAAGTCGTACTAAGAGCATATATATACCTTGTATATAGAATATGTTAAGACTATTAACTTTTTAGACAAATTtctaattatctttttttttcttgtggttAACTGTTATTTCTCTGTTGCAGAAGAATATAAacctctttttcaaaaaaaaaaagaatacaaatCTATAGAGTGGAGTTAGAACTTAATTTTGGTCAGAGTTCAAAAATATGAGAATatgataatgtttttttaagaACAGCAATGAGagtgaaagaagaagataaacaaGTGGAATCAAATGATCAGTTATGTCACTCGTTATGTCAAATCGATTTAGTCTGCTGGATATTAGTATTTGACTAGTTATCTATATTGTGTGTCTTCGAAAATTAATTGCTGgcttattaatatataaagtcATAGAGTCGACAATCATTatgatatatagttattttaaataagtCGTTCTCATAAACAATCAGTTAATTATCATTAATTTAATACTTAAGTATTTGGGTATATCCTCATCTGTGCTCATAGGAAATTCACaaaatttgagttttaatttggTCAACTTtgtgtatattaaaaataattgcaAACATTTTCGAACATTAAAACGCTAaccagatttttatttttttgatgaatCTGAAAACGCTAACCAGATTGATCACATATTTCCTACACATACAAGTTTGGGCAACCAGATTGCTTTTTTGTAACGCTAAGAagattgaaatattattttctgaCTAAAAGAGTGGATAAATATTTGTCACCAAAGAAACGGTCATTTAGTTTAGTGATTGTCACTATAGCTACATTGTTATAGGAATTTCAGATCGAATATAGAAGTGTGCGAGTTAtatatgtagtttttttttgcatttggtTGGTCTTAAAGGTGTATGAAttgtatatttgtatataattgaCAACGTTTAAAAACATGACATGTATAAACGTTAGTAAAGTTCACAATAATTTATGTATCCGAACcgtatatgatgtataattgttgacaaaaagaacTCAAAATATCAATTGCTATTTAGTCTCTAATTTGTTTGAGAAAGTAACTATTGTACATGCAAATTATTTGTATAGTTGCGAACTTTTTTTTTACGCTTCAAGAGTAATTCAGTAGCTAGCTAAGTTATGTTACTTTCAAAACAGTAAACTTTACTAAATAAaagttgttatatatatttttacaaaaaaaaaagttgttatatatatatatagaatacaCAACTAACatggaaaatgaaaaacaaaaagaaaaactctaCCTAAAACCTACAAGGAATATATAGATAGAGGACTTCGGATAATAAAATGCAcgctataaaaataaataaactaaatgaCCGTCCATTTAAATTCGAATTTGAAAAGtatacttaaataaaaaattaaatcctTTGAAAGCCATGTCCATGACTCAATCCCATAGATTGCTTCTGTTTGAGTTTGGCTTAgcatatttatatctatataatttattttacaataaacttttttttttttgaacaataaacTATATATTCAGGACTGCAAGATCCGAATCGATGATTGCCAGAAAATCCTAACATAGACCAAACTACATCTTCCATTTGTTCACAAAGTCAAATATAGCCAAATTAAAACAATATCCGACCTATATGATTCTActtcaaaatcatttttatttactttctcAAAACAAAAATTCTACACATAAACAATTCTAGAACCAGCTTATTCAAGATATATTGCTCAGCTAATCATCATACATAtgctttaatttatttatttattaccaCTTGGTCGTAAACTATTTACTATccatccatatatatatatatgtacaataTAGTCGTGATCAGACATACCTGTCTCTGCAACAGCATATTCGGTACCGAATTTGAGATACACAATCGTATCATTTCCCTTCTTTTACGTATATATTCTGGGTTACTTAAGCCATACGTAGGTAGACTGATTTAGATGGTGGTAATGTTGACGCAAAAGGGTGAAGAAATGAGCAGGGGTGGCGGGGGTCCAAAGGCAGAGAAGGGTGAGTTGTTTGTAGCGGTCGCCGTAAAGGGTATCATCGGGGATAAGTTGGGAGGCGCAGGAAGCCGCCGTGCAGTACGGTGGGCCGTTGATAACCTCTTACCTAAGGCTGATCGGTTTGTGATGATCCATGTCATTCCAACCATTAGTACTATCCCTACCCCTAGTAAGTCTCTCAATCAACACATTTCACATATTTCTTGCTTTGTTCCTTTTCATTTTTCcacatgatttaaataaaatacaaaatatatataagccaaaagaaaaaaggaaataagaaaaatgttttcttttaaaccATTTAGGTAAGAggatttttattattaattaagcTCATAAGCTTTGCACTTAAAACACACATATAATAATGAAGATCATTGGTTAGCTTTtcgaaaattaaatatatgtgtTGTATTCAATCGAAAAATTTGAGTTTTgaaaagatttatatattttcatatgaaTTCAGGAGCACTATTAAAATCTGTTATCAAAATCTTCAACAAAACATTTTAACTTTAGagatttattttgtaaatgaaTCATATTCCTATTAATATACTCTCCTGATCAAACTTTGACATTTGATTGATGCAGCCGGAGACAGATTACCTCTGGAGGAAGTGGAGGAGAGATTGGTGGAGATGTATGTGAGAGACGTGAAACAAGAATTCGAAACAGTCTTCGTACCCTTCTTGAAAATGTGCAAGACTAGTAGTACCAAGGTtggttcatttttattttccgtctaaaattataaatctatAGAAGCTTAAGGATCAAACTTTAAATGTCCCTGAATTATATAAACCTTCAGTGTCATGTAGAGACCATGTTGCTAGAGTATGATGATCCAGCAAAAGCGCTTCTAAGATTCATATACAAATCAGGAGTGAACAGTTTGGTTATGGGATCATTCAACTCAAACATATTCACACGGTATATAAAATAGCCGTGTTCGGTTTAGTTTTCCTTAAATAACACGGTCATTAACACTAACCGGCTGGGTTATCTTGGTTTAGGAGAACAAAAGGTCCAGGAGTGCCTTTGACCGTCTTACAGTACGCCCCAGAAACATGTGAAGTATACGTTGTATGCAGAGACAGAATCACTACAAAATCTATGGATCCGTTACTCAACGCAGGTAAAGCAAAATACATatatccttatatatatatatatatatattttttttttgattcagtGTGCTGTACTTTTGCTGCAAAATCACATCTCTTTAACCGTCTAATTATTCAGTGCCGTGCACAAGTCCAAACGCTGCCGCGACCGCCCGCGGGTTCCTGAAAGACGGAGCGGCTAGCTTCCACACTGTACAGACTCAAACGTCATCTGATCCTGGAGAATCCATAGGTAAATTAATACAAAATGTCCATTGGAGTTCCATAGGATTTAAAATTGATGTGATTTAAATGCATAATCAAAATTGTTAAAACGTCCACGTTAAAAGTTGCAACAAAATGGAATATACAAAATGATAATGCATACATGTATAATCTATGATCTCTATGCAAGCTGAGATGCATACTTTTCTTATGGGTGTTGAAGAGGTATGCACGAGGAGGTCAGCATCAGCTAAAGAGTTGAGATTGGAGGCATTAAGCCTCGCTTATACTCAACCGGAAACGCCTCAAAGTAGCAAAGCTTCTAGTGCAACAGTTCAAGAGGTTTTAAGGCGCCGTGGAGGATCAGATATTCCACAGCTAAATTACTCAGATTTTGAACAACCAATCAAACCCCAACCAAAAAATATTGAGAACATTGTCAGAGAACAAAGAGACTCTGATTTGCCACCCGCAACATCAAGAAAATCCAAGAAGGTACTTatcatctttttttgtttgttcaatgGTTAGTCTATTAAGAAGGAATAAAGAGTTTGAGATTTGGTGTTTTTGTTTCACAGGTTGAGATCGAAGCAGAGGTAGAGCGTTTGAAAAAGGAGTTAAGAAGTACGGTTGTTAAGTATAAACAAGCTTGTGAAGAGCTCTTCTCCACACAAAACAAGGTACATTTACACCAAGCGACCTTTGGTTGTGACATATTGAAatggtgaattttttttttggtttcttaaaGTGTTTCCTTTGTGGTTTCTGCCAGGTTCAAGTGCTGTCGTCTGAATGTTCCAAAGACGCAAGAAGAGTGAACAACGCTGTGGAGAAACAAGAGCTGCAGAGGAAAACCGCGGCGCTGGAGAAAGAGCGGCACATGAAGGCGATTAAAGAGGTGGAAGCGGCGAAAGCATTACTTGCGAGAGAGTATTGTCAGCGACAAATCGCGGAGGTGAACGCTTTAAAGAATtacttggagaagaagaaagtgatcGATCAGCTTTTAGGGACGGATCAACGGTACAGGAAGTACACAATCGAAGAGATTTTTATAGCCACCGAAGGATTCTCGCCGGAGAAAGTGATCGGAGAAGGAGGGTACGGTAAAGTTTACCGTTGTAAGCTTGATAGTACTCCAGCGGCTGTTAAGGTTGTCCGGCTAGAAACACCGGAGAAGAAACAAGAGTTCTTGAAAGAGGTAACTATAAACCCATGTTACATTTTATTTCGTTTAGACATGGACCTTGTCCCAAAAACAAAGGatttttatatagatatataataagttcatgaattatatttatatatatatatactaggtgttttgcccgcaacTGCGGacttaataatttaataaattactaaataaatatattatgaattCGAGAACCATTAAAATGAATTACTTTCATGCTtttgatataattaaatattaattttatatacaataaaagttttctttatttcaataaaatatatttattacgtaaaaaattgaaaatattcatatatacataaaaactatatacatgaatttatatttatctttataatattttgatgtaaaatatttttggatcacataatatataactttttagacaatgatgagaattaaattaatgattttttaaaaaaacaattttgagtaaatctatattaacaaatctaatctaattatttattaagggtaatgaagattttaaacgcTCTCTGAGAGAAAAAATCGCTTTAAAACTAATAGTATAAACTAAGTATTCtattttcagttatataaaattaatattttttttgattaatctttagttatgtgttttctgttttttttaatttaaaatttattattaaaagatagtttcagataacaacaaaatatatatatacatataaattatctgttatttttaaaatatatatatattacatttcagataattcttcttatcattattaattttaagaacttatttaattaaaatcatttaaattcgtttAATTTTGGagctaatttatatattttattcattgaAGAAATAAACGATATTTACAACTCTAACTTTTAAAGTGAGAGTTCTATTGCGAAAAattactttttgaaaataatattgtaaACTAAGTGTTCTATTTTCAGTTATATagaattaataattttcttgattaatctttagttatgtgttttctgtttttttttctaattttaattttttattaaaagacaacaacaacaacaaaaaaaaaaaaatattatattttatttttaaaatatattaggtttcagataattcttcttataattattaattttaataacttatttatttaaaatcatttaaatttgtttttattttggagctaatttatatattttatttattaaaggtataaataatattagttattctaacttttaacgtgaaaTCTCCGTTGCGAAAGATcactttttgaaaataatagtGTAAACTAAGTGTTCTATTTtcagttaaataaaataaatattgttttcttgattaatctttagttatgtattttctgtttttttttaatttttaatttattattaaaagataatttcagataacaataaaagcaatatatatacacacaatatatatatatatgaaattatcttttatttttaaaatatatattaggtttgagataattcttcttcttattattattagtttaatcacatatttaattaaaatcatttaaattcgtttttattttggagctaatttatatattttattcatttaatttatgtttagttatatattaacaaatataactaTTCATTAAGAGTAGTAATGTATTTAGCCACTCTAACTTTCAACGTGAGAGTTCCATTGtgacttatttttcttttgatttttttaaaatatcatgtaaaaacttttagataaacacaatataaactatttttatataatgataattaaaatattacggaaattcgtttttttaatttatggttaattatatattaacaaatataattattcattaatggtagtatcgatattaaccagtTTAAGTTTTTAAATGAGAGCTCTGttgtgatttatttttctttttaaaaaaaaaatattatgtaaaataatttttagataaacacaatataaactatttttatataatgataattaaaatattactggaataatagtatatatatatatatatatatatataactttttataaagtttttttttataaatctataaCTTCCAAAATTTCAGATTCGTTACAAAtccattaaaatacataaaaacttaaaattttggGTTGTGGTTTTGATCCggttagatttatttttaatttggtattttaCTCTATAGGTTGAGGTTCTAAGCCAACTACGACACCCACATGTGGTTCTTCTCCTAGGAGCTTGTCCGGACAATGGTTGTCTGGTTTATGAGTATTTAGAAAATGGAAGCCTCGAAGAATACATATTTCATCAGAAAAATAAACCGCCTTTGCCTTGGTTTATCCGGTTTAGGGTTATTTTCGAGGTAGCTTGCGGCTTAGCCTTCTTACACAGCTCTAAACCGGAACCAATTGTTCACCGTGATCTAAAACCAGGAAACATCTTGTTGAACCGAAACTACGTGAGCAAAATCGCAGATGTCGGTCTAGCAAAGTTGGTTACGGATGTTGCACCGGATAATGTTACGATGTACCGGCACTCGGTTCTTGCTGGTACATTGCATTACATTGACCCGGAGTACCATCGAACTGGAACGATTAGACTCAAGTCGGATCTTTACGCGTTTGGGATAATCATTCTTCAACTGTTGACGGCTCGGCAACCAATCGGGCTTGTACATTCTGTTGAAAATGCGGTTAATAAAGGAACATTAAACGAAATGCTAGATAAATCGGTTACAGATTGGCCATTGGCGGAAACCGAGGAGCTGGCACGGATCGGTTTAAAATGTGCCGAGTTTCGGTGCCGAGATAGACCGGATCTTAAAGAAGAGGTTATACCGGTTTTGAAACGGCTTGTAGAGACAGCAAATTCAAAGATAAAGAAAGAACGAAGTAATTTACGTGCACCAAGTCATTACTTTTGTCCCATCTTACGAGTGAGTAGAAACTTACCTTGTTTGGTACATGATTTTAGTATCCAAAAGTCCAAACcggttttgatttttaatttgttttgtaaacaGGAGATAATGGAGGAGCCAGAGATTGCAGCTGATGGATTCACCTATGAGAAGAAAGCGATCTTAGCGTGGCTTGAGAAACACAACATTTCACCAGTAACACGACAAAAGCTCGACCACTTCAAGCTCACACCAAACAATACACTCCGGTCTGCTATTCACGATTGGAAATCAAGAGTCCGGTTTTCTAATGACGTTGTTAATATAACAGGTTGATTTTTCACTGtggaatttttcaaaaagatattGGAGTTGTAATGTTTTTATACTATATGCGTGTACATATATGGCTGTAGGTTTTATGGGGTTGTGGTGGAaacataaagaaagaaacaaagagtTATGTGATTTGTTTTATGCTTTGTAAACAtacagaaaatgaaaaatacatTATAGGTTTGTTGTATATCACCTGGTTACTTTATAAATGAGGCATGTATGATGATTTAACATACATTATAGGTTGGAGAGTGTATTATCCATAAATGCAGTTCTAttcaatttaaaagttaaagtttatgcatatatattatttaaaaattgttgaataacgtgaatatatatttgtttggtttatgttctttgtttttggtttcttatcgaactatgtatctcaactttcttcgagttaaaaaaaaatattaaggaTTGACTCTAAACCTAAACAAAATTGATCTTTCAAATTTGTCTAATCCATGCTTTGTTTTgcttgacttttttttttgcttgactTATTCAGTAGAAAAAGTTGATCAACCAAAAATCAACTAGTCTAATTCATATTTTCGACTATACGATGGAAGTTTTTTACTAGGTtatagctttaatttttttccataagtttttttaattttatggaAAGTAATCAAAGATGTTTGGGAGTTTGATACAAGAACCAAACAGAGAAAAATGTCAATTTTAAAAAGATCTATGGGCGTGCAGCTTTTCTGTAAATCCGATCGTGCAGCCAAGCTGAAGCTGGTCCACCTAGTACCAAGTACGTTTGAAAACGTCCATTGCGCAGAACACTTTTGGCGATCTCACGTGTTATCATTTTCCATAGGTTTAAATCAGCATTTTTTTGgagaaagaaaaattaaatcaGCATTTGCTCAACATGATCAACTCCAACACTTAACCACTAGTTTATGTGCGTCGatggtaaaaataattttagagcATTTTCAAAAGCCACTTCATTAGTTCTTAAGTTGGTAAAagtttaaatttgaagttttaggGTGTTCTCCAAAATAAGAACTTCAAATTCaactttagatttttttttacatttttcactataatttctattgtttttttgctaaatttaaatttttattgttaCTAAAAGTCAATAAAAGTCATAAAATATATGACAATAAAAGATACAATAAAATATCACaaacaatattaattaacaaaaatacaGAAATATTCATTAACTACTTTCATGGTGCTCCGTATATGATCAACTAATCCGTTTCCATGATAAATATGCTTTCATATTCATTTTTTGTATTtctgtttatgtattttttatttttttatttttttcagtttcgtactttttattaaatattcattttaatattttttgtattagaTTTCTCTTTatggttattaatttattttatattttgcataaagtaaaaaaatatttaaggactaaaatgataaatttaaaagttggcaaaattattttataaaaagataatggAAAggactaaaaattatataatttcaaatgtaaaattttgaacagtgaaactttaaatatgaaattttaagtTGTTTTTGGAGTATGGAAAACTTTATGTAAAATTTTGTAGTTGTTTTTGGAAATGCTCTTAATACAACGGATTAGCGTTAGTAAAattaaactgattttttttttccatatgGAATAAAATCCAGCTTTTTAACTAACACCTTCGTATGTAATGCTCTAAAGGAAGACAGAAAACTAGGAACATAAATCCAACTCCAA is a genomic window containing:
- the LOC108808138 gene encoding U-box domain-containing protein 34, whose product is MVVMLTQKGEEMSRGGGGPKAEKGELFVAVAVKGIIGDKLGGAGSRRAVRWAVDNLLPKADRFVMIHVIPTISTIPTPTGDRLPLEEVEERLVEMYVRDVKQEFETVFVPFLKMCKTSSTKCHVETMLLEYDDPAKALLRFIYKSGVNSLVMGSFNSNIFTRRTKGPGVPLTVLQYAPETCEVYVVCRDRITTKSMDPLLNAVPCTSPNAAATARGFLKDGAASFHTVQTQTSSDPGESIEVCTRRSASAKELRLEALSLAYTQPETPQSSKASSATVQEVLRRRGGSDIPQLNYSDFEQPIKPQPKNIENIVREQRDSDLPPATSRKSKKVEIEAEVERLKKELRSTVVKYKQACEELFSTQNKVQVLSSECSKDARRVNNAVEKQELQRKTAALEKERHMKAIKEVEAAKALLAREYCQRQIAEVNALKNYLEKKKVIDQLLGTDQRYRKYTIEEIFIATEGFSPEKVIGEGGYGKVYRCKLDSTPAAVKVVRLETPEKKQEFLKEVEVLSQLRHPHVVLLLGACPDNGCLVYEYLENGSLEEYIFHQKNKPPLPWFIRFRVIFEVACGLAFLHSSKPEPIVHRDLKPGNILLNRNYVSKIADVGLAKLVTDVAPDNVTMYRHSVLAGTLHYIDPEYHRTGTIRLKSDLYAFGIIILQLLTARQPIGLVHSVENAVNKGTLNEMLDKSVTDWPLAETEELARIGLKCAEFRCRDRPDLKEEVIPVLKRLVETANSKIKKERSNLRAPSHYFCPILREIMEEPEIAADGFTYEKKAILAWLEKHNISPVTRQKLDHFKLTPNNTLRSAIHDWKSRVRFSNDVVNITG